From Scleropages formosus chromosome 9, fSclFor1.1, whole genome shotgun sequence, one genomic window encodes:
- the ifi44g gene encoding interferon-induced protein 44-like, protein MEKKMSCINKGFTFGQALQVKAESLSGAGLSANSATPLPAVLNSSKSSGDAEDSCKQLKTYFFNLLKSPWRAVDWSKQHRDALMKSVSMYKPSNNSVFEARVLLLGPAGAGKSSFISSVQSIFSGRVTNRAMVGSSSTSFTKKLQSFNIRWYEENECRPSALVLCDVMGIEEGAMTGLTLHDTLAIIKGHVPEGHKFDPTQPVRMETVGYVKKPSERDRVHCVVYVVDATKINFYSEGMKTTFSQLREHVSDLGVHQVGLLTHVDQVCPDITHDITNVYKSKSLQQMITKAGVLLCMSPSSIVPVKNYSSELELNSETDTLLLSAVDHMLQYVELYFRDNTEAKV, encoded by the exons atggaaaaaaaaatgtcatgtatTAATAAAGGCTTCACATTTGGACAAGCTCTCCAAGTGAAGGCAGAATCCCTGTCTGGGGCCGGTTTGTCTGCGAACTCTGCAACGCCGTTGCCAGCGGTATTAAATTCCAGCAAAAGCAGTGGAGATGCGGAAGACAGTTGTAAACAGCTGAAGACGT ATTTCTTCAATTTGCTCAAGTCTCCCTGGAGAGCGGTGGACTGGTCAAAGCA GCACAGAGATGCATTGATGAAATCAGTTTCCATGTACAAGCCCAGCAATAATTCTGTCTTTGAGGCTCGAGTTCTTCTTCTGGGTCCAGCTGGAGCTGGCAAGTCCAGCTTCATTAGTTCTGTTCAGTCCATCTTTTCTGGCAGGGTGACAAATCGTGCCATGGTTGGATCATCATCCACAAGCTTCACGAAAAAG CTGCAGTCTTTCAACATTCGGTGGTATGAAGAGAATGAATGTAGGCCCAGTGCCCTTGTTCTGTGTGATGTTATGGGTATTGAGGAAGGGGCCATGACAGGCCTTACTCTCCATGACACTCTCGCCATTATCAAGGGGCACGTACCGGAGGGGCACAAG TTCGACCCCACTCAGCCGGTTCGGATGGAGACCGTGGGCTATGTGAAGAAGCCCTCTGAGAGAGACCGGGTCCACTGTGTTGTCTATGTGGTGGATGCCACTAAAATTAACTTCTATTCCGAAGGGATGAAAACCACCTTCAGCCAACTCAGAGAACACGTCAGTGACCTGG GTGTTCACCAGGTAGGACTCCTTACTCACGTGGACCAGGTGTGCCCGGACATTACTCATGACATCACCAATGTGTACAAGAGCAAGTCGCTGCAGCAGATG ATAACAAAGGCTGGAGTTCTTCTATGCATGTCCCCTTCCTCTATCGTACCAGTGAAGAACTACTCCTCAGAGCTGGAGCTCAACAGTGAAACTGACACGCTACTGCTCTCTGCAGTTGATCATATGCTGCAGTATGTGGAGTTGTACTTTCGGGACAACACTGAAGCCAAAGTCTAA
- the rabgap1l gene encoding rab GTPase-activating protein 1-like isoform X3: MMEEVSISVAYDAHVINQLSEEDFLANLVADSKPRPVVPTKKLKKFEKDYQALRESQLQQEDPIDRYQRENRRLQEASMRLEQENDDLAHELVTSKIALRNDLDQAEDKADVLNKELLNTKQRLVETEEEKRRQEEETAQLKEVFRRELEKAESEIKKTTAIIAEYKQICSQLSTRLEKQQAATKEELDIVKSKVMACERCREVFSKEGPLQMPLVSRDNRDSDLDEEKDTLKAQLREMELELAQTKLQLVEAKCRIQELEHQRGVLMNEIQAAKNSWFSKTLGSLKTSTSSQMPSSPREGL, translated from the exons ATGATGGAGGAGGTGTCCATCAGTGTGGCCTACGACGCTCATGTTATCAACCAGCTCTCCGAGGAGGATTTTTTGGCCAACCTGGTGGCTGACTCCAAACCCAGGCCTGTG GTGCCCACAAAGAAGCTGAAGAAGTTTGAGAAGGACTACCAGGCCCTGCGCGAGAGCCAGCTACAACAAGAGGACCCTATCGACAGGTATCAG AGGGAGAACCGGcggctacaggaagccagtatGCGTCTGGAGCAGGAAAACGATGACCTGGCTCATGAACTGGTCACCAGCAAGATAGCGCTAAGGAATGACCTGGACCAG GCTGAGGACAAGGCAGACGTGTTGAACAAGGAGCTTTTGAACACAAAACAGCGTCTCGtggagacagaggaggagaagaggaggcagGAGGAAGAGACAGCACAG CTAAAAGAGGTGTTTAGAAGAGAGCTGGAGAAAGCAGAGTCAGAGATCAAGAAAACAACTGCCATCATCGCCGAGTACAAGCAG ATTTGCTCACAGCTGAGCACCAGGCTGGAGAAGCAGCAGGCTGCAACAAAGGAGGAGCTTGACATTGTTAAG AGCAAGGTAATGGCCTGCGAGCGTTGCCgtgaggtcttcagcaaggagGGTCCACTACAGATGCCCCTGGTGAGCAGGGACAACCGGGACTCAGACCTGGATGAGGAGAAGGACACACTCAAGGCTCAACTGCGGGAAATGGAACTGGAGCTGGCACAAACTAAATTGCAGCTGGTGGAAGCCAAGTGCAGGATCCAG gaGCTAGAGCACCAGAGGGGTGTACTGATGAATGAGATTCAGGCTGCCAAAAACTCCTGGTTCAGCAAAACACTGGGCTCCCTAAAAACATCCACAAGCAGCCAGATGCCCTCGTCACCCAGAGAAGGGCTGTAA